The Desulfotignum phosphitoxidans DSM 13687 genomic sequence TCAGGGCCAGGTTGGCGATCAACCCGGATTTCCGGTAATAGATCGTCATGAACAAAAGAATCAATACCCCGCCCACCAGCATGGATATCATGCCCATGCGGATGGAATCCGCCCCCAGGGTCGGTCCGACGGTTCTTTCTTCTATGATGGTCACGGGTGCGGGTAATGAACCGGCCCGCAGGGCAATGGCCAGGTCCTTGGCTTCGTTCATGGTGAAATTACCGGTGATCACGGCTTTTCCCCCGGCGATCCGGTCCTGGATCACCGGTGCGGAGTACACGGTGTTGTCCAGAATGATGGCCAGGCGTTTTTTGATATTTTCCCCGGTGATCCGGTCAAAAATATGGGCCCCTTTGCGGTTGAATTCAATACCGACCTGGGGTTGCTGAAACTGGTCAAACTCTACCCTGGCATTGACCAGCAGACTGCCGTCCAGCAGCACCTGTTTTTTGATGACATGGGGAATTTCAGTGGTGTTTCCGGTAGCCGGGTCTGTTCTCTTTTCGTACAAAAGCATGCTTCCCACAGGCAGATTCCCTTTAAGGGCTGCGTCAATCCCGGCATCTTCATCCACCAGCTGAAAGGTCAACTGGGCGGTTTTTCCGATCAGATCTTTGGCGCGGTCCGGATCATTGATCCCGGGTAACTGGAGAAGAATGCGGTTCTTACCTTGAATCCGGATATCCGGTTCGCTGACACCGAATTCATCGATCCGGTTCCGAATGGTTTCCAGGGCCTGATCCGTGGCCATCTTTCGAATCATATCCATTTCATCTTCAGGCAGTTTCAGCTGAAATCCGATGGATCCATCCTGAACCCCAGCACTTGTCACTTTCAGGTTTGAAAACTCTTTGGAAATGATCTGCTCAAACGCAGCCTTGGATTCCTGATCCGGCAGTTGTGCCACCAGCATGTTGCCCTGGCGGCTGACACCCTGATGCAGGATGTTGTCTTGGCGCAGTTCCTTTTTGATTTCATCGGCTGTCCGTTCAAGCTCCGCTTCCACGGCCTTGATGTTCTGGACTTCGAGCACCAGATGCATTCCGCCTTGCAGATCCAGTCCCAGGTTGATCTTTTTATGGGGCCAGGTGTTTGTAAATGTTGGCAATAACCAGATAATGGCAGCCAGAATGACAATGAGGACCAATCCGTGCTTTAAGGTAAGTAGTTTCAATCTTCAAGCTCCAGCACAAAAGGATTATTTTTTTTCGGATTTGACGGCGGTTTCACTTTCTGAAACCATGGCTGCCACATTTCCTCGGGACACTTTGATTTTGACTTTTTCGGCAATTTCAAGACCGATACTGGTATCATCAATGGAAGTGATGGTACCGAAAATTCCGCCGGAAGTGATAATCCGGTTTCCTTTTTTCAGATTTGAAATCATTTCCCGGTGCTCTTTGGCTTTTTTCTGCTGGGGACGAATCAGAAGAAAATAAAAAATGGCAAAAAGAATAATAATGGGCAGAAATCCGGCCAAACCGCCGGCTGCCTGTCCTTCAGTGGCTCCCATTGCAAATGCTGTACTAATCAAGGTCATTCCTCCTTACATTTAAATAAACGTATCAAGTTAAAAATCAGGCTTCTGGAGCTGGAATCCAGAGCGTTTTTCCATCGAATCGAATCTGATCGATCTGATTCACATCAATTTCCGAGAGCAGTTCAAACACCTCATCCATATTGTAGATGACCAGTTTGCTCAGGGGTTTTATCAGATCAATATCCGTCACAATTTCTTCTTCCAGAACATTGTAGATAATGACCA encodes the following:
- the secD gene encoding protein translocase subunit SecD — encoded protein: MKLLTLKHGLVLIVILAAIIWLLPTFTNTWPHKKINLGLDLQGGMHLVLEVQNIKAVEAELERTADEIKKELRQDNILHQGVSRQGNMLVAQLPDQESKAAFEQIISKEFSNLKVTSAGVQDGSIGFQLKLPEDEMDMIRKMATDQALETIRNRIDEFGVSEPDIRIQGKNRILLQLPGINDPDRAKDLIGKTAQLTFQLVDEDAGIDAALKGNLPVGSMLLYEKRTDPATGNTTEIPHVIKKQVLLDGSLLVNARVEFDQFQQPQVGIEFNRKGAHIFDRITGENIKKRLAIILDNTVYSAPVIQDRIAGGKAVITGNFTMNEAKDLAIALRAGSLPAPVTIIEERTVGPTLGADSIRMGMISMLVGGVLILLFMTIYYRKSGLIANLALILNIILIGGGLAAFQATLTLPGIAGIILTIGMAVDANVIIYERIREELRWGKTAAAAVHAGFDRAALTILDANVTTLIAAIVLFQFGTGPVKGFAVTLGLGIVASLFTALVLSRSIFDLVLQKKTTSSLSI
- the yajC gene encoding preprotein translocase subunit YajC codes for the protein MTLISTAFAMGATEGQAAGGLAGFLPIIILFAIFYFLLIRPQQKKAKEHREMISNLKKGNRIITSGGIFGTITSIDDTSIGLEIAEKVKIKVSRGNVAAMVSESETAVKSEKK